The following is a genomic window from Miscanthus floridulus cultivar M001 chromosome 14, ASM1932011v1, whole genome shotgun sequence.
CAATGAGGATGCAAAATTTCTCAAGGAATTTATTACTGCCCAGCTAGAATAGCACAGTTACGAAGGAAATAGATTAAGCACATAGCGTTGGTGGCCTGGCAGCCGTGGAGTCCGAAGGAAATAGCACAGTTATAGAGGAAATCGATTAAAATAGCGCTGAGTAGCACAGTTATAGAGGAAATCGATTAAAATATTGCTGAGTAGCACAGTTACGAAGGCAGCGGTGCTGCACCTGTGCGGTATTCCCGTCCGCCCGTGAACTCACACCAACACGCAGCAGCAGGCTGTGCAGCGCGTGTGCGTGCAGCGCGTGCCTGTCCAAGAGTAAGAGCACGTGGAgaggtcaaacaattcaaacaTAAGTTTAAAAAAACAAttaaaacatatatttgcaacacaaatatatAATCActataacatatgcaacattcagataaaacacttgcaacatatgtctgaaacagataaaatatttaaaatattcatttacaacatatgtgtatacactactacagaatcatTTTTTAGGGACGGttcgtaaccctttgtaggggcggttttaccagccgcccctacaaaaaggtggctacaaatcgctgatttgtaggggcggtgtaaggaaaatggaccataggcctattcactttggattttgatgtttgatgaccaacacaaccaaattggactaatgaatttgtaattgattattttgtagttcaataggatgcaaaacgtgacttggacgaaggcgacgtgatgatccgatgatcaacaccataagtaagaccttagaagcacaagagaagacccaagatatcaagcaaagtccaagcacgaagataggaaccaagccggacacaagatcgcgaagaaacgagctcacagaggtgacaggacgctgcacaggacgctgcataggatgctgcaccagacgctccgatgcacaggacgctgcacaggacgctgagtgccagagtccggtcaacatcagtaaggttccagagagtcgttttcgtgaccggacgcgtccggtcagtgctgaccggacgctggtcagagtccggtcagtagcagaaaagcgggatttcgtccccaacggctacattctcagtggggcttataaatagaccccccaaccggccatttgaggtgtgtggagctgaggaaacataccaagggtgttgatacaccattttagtgatctccacttgcatagtgcttagtgattcattaggtgattagtgtaggtgctttgcgaagggcttaagttgattagaccaccgcttatgcgcttgctctaggttttggcctagtatttagtgaggtttaTATACCTcttactgaaaggtcctaatggctagagcgggggtgaatagcctaataaaaatttctataacaacacttaacaaaaggttagacaattatgaggcgaagcaagtgttgcgctagcctactcaaagtgcaagccacctaccacaattctagtttagatagtgtcgattcacacaagaggtatgacactaccctatgttagtgtgctctcaaaggctaactaaagagccacaccaaccaagtaagtaagctctcacaactagttacactaaagagcttgtcaactagtttgcgataatgtaaagagagtgatcaagatagttataccgccgtgtagaggagtgaaccaatcaatcataaggatgaataacaatgaagaccaatcacctcggaatcaaaggatgaacacaatgatttttaccgaggttcacttgcttgccggcaagctactcctcgttgtggcgattcactcacttggaggttcacacgctaattggcttcacacgccaaaccctcaatagggtgccgcacaaccaacacaagatgaggatcacacaagccacgagcaattcactagagtaccttttggcgctccgccggggaaaggtcaagaaccctcggagacaatcaccacctccgctcgatgatcctcgctgctccaagccgtctaggtggcggcaaccaccaagagtaacaagtaaaatccacagcgaaacacgaacaccaagtgcctctagatgcaatcactcaagcaatgcacttggatcactcccaatctcactatgatgatgaatcaatgatggagatgagtgggaggactttggcttagctcacaaggttgctatgttaatgaaaatggctaaaaatatgagccacagccggccatggggcttaaatagaagcccccacgatatagagtcgttgtaccccttcactgggcacactgcgctctgaccggacgctccggtcatactgaccggaccctggacacagcgtccggtccactgatggacgccacgtgtccccagcttcaaacgctgttcgtcagatttcaacggctacgaacctgaccggacgctccggcaaaactgaccggacgctggagcctcagcatccggtcgagtacagtaagggtcgaaaaccggttttcctcgaccggacgcgtccggtccaccttgaccggacacagcccagcgtccagtGGTAAACCCTAACCACTGTACCGCCAGTCAGCGCGACCGGatgtaggcagtcagcgtccggtgcttttggatccagcgtccgatcacttgaccgacgctggcatctcctctgttttcacttctaacttcttcacccttgctccaatgtgccaaccaccaagtgtatcaccttgtgcacatgtgttagcatattttcataaatattttcaagggtgttagcattccactagatcctaaatgcatatgcaatgagttagagcatctagtggcactttgataaccgtattccgatacgagtttcacccctcttaatagtacggctatcaaacctaaatgtgatcacactctctaagtgtcttgatcaccaaaacaaaatagctcctacaagttatacctttgctttgagctttttgtttttctctttcttcttttcaagtttaagcccttgatcatcgccatgccatcaccattgtcatgctatgatcttcattagcttctctacttgaagtgtgctacctatctcatgatcacttgataaactaggttagcacttagggtttcatcaattcaccaaaaccaaactagagctttcacttaccactcggtgcttgtgagcaccattgttgtacattggaggggcttttagtcttgcgagatcacaccaaccgcgtttgtggtgtggccgccatcgtgtaccggagggaacaaggcccgcggcgtttcggccggaagcttgatagtgaagacggcggggagcatccgggagaggcttgtcggaaggcacgtcggagacccacttacgcgtggggaaggcccgaggctatccacggagttacccgaccgggagcttggcccttgcgagggattccttgcgaggggctccaacgaggactagtgggaagcttgtgcgcttctcgatacctcggtaaaaataccggagtcgtcgacgggagtttgcatatttttaccttgctctttagcttccgcatttacattgattgaattactccttttgcggtagagatagcaacacactagcaaaaccgtagttgcacatttagatagtttatcttttgcataaggttttgctaaggttagaaaaagaggccatagtttagagttagaattttaagttgcctaattcactcccctcccctcttaggcgtcacggtcccttcaggcggttcccagaccgcccctacaaatcaatttgtaggggcggctacagtaccaaccgcccctacagtacatttttttgtcaaaaaaaaatcaaatttacaattcaaattcgaccagaacatatatactaCTCATGGATATATGGACAGATAGATTAGTCACATAAATCCATTACATACAAAGATGTCTTGTTTGCATCAACGTAAATACATATAAGATGTCCAAAACATTTAGCACCCCATTTAGTACTAGCTAAAGCTCTCAACATCCACACCACTAAGAACTAgccaaaggttagtaccaacctaAATGTATGCATAGGAAAACACTTCAAAAGATGAACAACCAACATGCTACACAACCATTCAGTCTTGAAATGAGACCAGCACCAGCACCTGAACATGTGGCTTGATTCTGATGATCACCCTACAAAAGATTGTGATGCAAAAGATTCAACGGTGCAAAATTGAAAGTTCAGGCAGTTTATGCTAGTGTTGCCAACTGTCCTTATTTTCTCATAATGATCATAATAGATTTTTTCTATTAGAATATATTTCTTTTATTGCAAACACCATCTAGCAGAGCAACCATGAATATATCAGACAGGATATTAAAGGAAGTTTTTTTTGGAGAGGAACAAGTTTAATGTTTTAGAGCAAAAAGAGATGTACACTATGCTAAGAGTGAACGAAGCCAAATGGTGGATCTTATGTACTTACACCAGGCATAGAAAAGCAAAAGAATTAGCACAAAACCACCCTCCATTGCACTGCATAGTATAAAGAATACAAAAACTGAATAACAGGTGAGCATTGCTAGTGTGGAAAATACTTACCGAGATGATGATACGTCCAGCAGTGCCAAAGGCAGCATGTCCAATATCAGGGTAGGTCTCGAGGCCATCCTTGCTTTCTAGGCAACGCCACAGGACTATACTAGTGTACCATGCTAGTGCACCCAATACCGCCAGTATCACTAGTCCAAGCCAGCCACCTTGCTTGACATCATAAGGTGTTGACAGGATCCCCACACCACACAAGACATTCACTCCTGCATATGATAGGCAAGTAACTGAACTAAAGCTTTGTCTTACATAAACGAACATAGTACATGTTAAAATTTATATCTCTATTATGTAGCTTAAATACTGAAAAGAGAGAGTTTGGCATTCTCTATGATACAAACTAATTTATCTAATAATTGAGATGTAACCAAGGAACTGAAGCTGCAGAACCAAAACTACTAATTCTACCGACTTCTCTCCTAGGAATAAACAAAAAAATCAACTGACGTTGGTTTGAAATGTTTCCAAAACAAGAACTTCACCTATAACAAGATCCCATTCGGATGATTTCACCATCTGGGATGCTCAGAAAGGTCCCATCAAGGAGCGTGAGCCACGGGAGCTCTGGAGGGACTGTAGTCTAGCATTGGAGTGCCATGGGTGACAGACAAGGCCCAGGAGCTCTGGAGGGAGGTCTGACCAAGATAAAGACTCTGCAGCTGCCATCATCAAGTTCTGCAAGCGGATTCATAGGGTTCAGAGTTTAACATAGCAAATGGTTGCAAGTAACACTAAATAATTTAGCAGTACAATCAAAATATGAAGATGATCAGCAAACCATTATACCAGAAACAAAGTTAACTTGCTGTACACAGTGCTACTTATGCTTGATCATTGCAGTCTCTAACGGGAGCATCAGTTGCCCAGTTAGCAGGAAACAATCATATCCATTTGTTTGGTAACAAATAAGGTATTGCAACTACACTTAGGTTTGTTTAGAACTCATGGTGCCAAGCTAAACTGCTAAAGTAGAACCCACTATCTTCTCCAACGACAACCAGAATCAAGTAGAAGCAGGAGTACAACAAATTGCGAGGAAAATACAATCACATTTGCAATGACCTAACATTCTCACGATAGCAATGTTGCAAGGTATTCCACTTTTAGATGCAAAAGCCAGATTGGCCTGACTGTAAAATAACTTAATCTTATATGCATATTACAAGCATACATATCACCAGCAAAACATAGGAAGCCCATATAGTATGTATATAAGAGGGTTTAATTTCACTCCATATCAAGCACTCAACTAGGGACAGGACTTACTTAGACTTGAATCAAGCATCACATTTTCGAAGTTAAAATCAAAGGTTGGGATCCTAAGGGTGTCAAGCCAAATCGAACCTTTCCCTGCTGCTCTCCCAAATCCCAGCGACATATACCCACTCAGAGAATCAAGCCCCCCCAAAAAAATCAAAGAGCAGCACAGGCAATCCACCCAGAATTTGTTGTACAAATGTATTGTACTGCTTCGACAAAGGTGCAGACCCCAACCGGTAAAAAAATTCCAGTCACGCCTAAACTCGTACGGCTCGCGGAAACGCCGCGACAGATCTAGAATGAAGGAAATCTATCTGTTCAAAGGAGGAATCAAAGTCCAGCAGAGAGAGAGCTCGGAGCCGTACCTTCCATGAGGCGGCcgggtcgtcgtcctcgtcccccAGGGCGGGGCCAGGCTGGGTCGGCGGCTGCAGGGGCGCTAGATTGGAGCGCCTGCTGCTGGAGCTAGAGCGATAGGGCGACTACTCCCCCAACTGCCTCCGTGCTCCGTGGTGGCTGGACGGCAGCCCCAATTCACTCCAAGAAAAGACATCCGCGTCTCCCTCCGGCACCAGGCGAAAGCCCCGGCCTTGGGCGCCGCCttagcctccacctcctccatggCGTCCTCCGGCCTCGGCTGCATCCCGTCGCTCCGGGCGGGCCCCTCTCCGAGCCTCCGCTCGCTGCGTGGGGGTGGGGACCCTCGGCCGAGGCTCCGCGCTGCCGCAGTGGAGGCAAGGAGGTGGGcggggaggtgaggaggaggccgGATCTGCCGCCGGCCACCAGCCAGCACCCGTGCGCTGCCTCGGCCGGGGCTCCGCGCCGCCGCAGTGGAggtgtgggagggagggagggagcgagcAGGTGGAGGCGGGGTGCGTGCGAGTGAGCGACCCGAGGAGAAGGGAGTCTGCGGCCTTTTGTACATGCAGCATTAGTAGAGACGACCGGTGATTGAGTCGCCTCTACAAATGATAATACTAGAGGCggttggtgagtgagccgcccctacaaatcagacctatttgtaggggcggctcatatcaccagccgcccctgttgttctatttgtaggggcggttggtctcTGGGCTATCAAGCACGCCACTTTAGGGGCTGCTCCATCACTAGCCGCCCTTacaaaaaaattatcccgttgctacaaaccgtttttcacgtagtgatagccactgtaacatatgcaacatccagatgaaacagctgaaacatttggaaaacacacttgtaacatacatgtatagcaactgcaacatatgaaacatcccgatgaaacacttgcaacatacgtttgaaacagctgaaatatttgaaacatacacttacaacgtacgtgtataaccattgcaacatatgcaacagcaGATCTACTTTGgcaatatctagatgaaacataCCCCCTCCGTATCGGAAAAAAACGTCGTTCTACGGCCTCGTGTGGTTTGCAGAATTAAGGTCATTTTAGATCAGTTAACCACGTTTTGGACTCTAGTGCCCCTGGACTCCTCGGTTGCCATCCGTGCAATTAAATCGGCCCCTTCGGTTGTCGCCGCTCCGCGCCCCAGTCGTTTCGTCGCCCACTTCGCCTCCCCTTCCTTGCGCAGCGTGCTTcgtcgcgctctctctctctctctctctcgccatgAAGCCCGCTTGGGCCATGGGGGTGCTGGCGGACTCCGAGGTGGTGCTGGACTTCGTTGAATCGGAGGAGGAGGCTGGACTTCGTCGGGTCGGAGGAGGCGGCACTGGACTCCGTCGAGTCGGAGGAGATGGCACCGGACTCCATCATGAAGCTCCCTCTTGCCATGGAGATGGTGCCCCAGGACCTCGAGCAGGAATCGACGACGCCGCAGGAACTCGAGCTGGACTCCAGCGCCCAGCAACACTTTGTGCCAGATTCCTTGCTGCCGGAGTCCCAAACATGAGCAACCGGCAAAAATACGCGCCCAAACGGCAAAAATACGCGCCCAAACGTGAGCAACCGGCAAAAATACGCGACGAAACAGCAAAAAAAAGCACCCATATAGCCGCACAGTGCCATGCAACTCGCCACAGCGCCATGCAAATCCACAAGCTCTTAAAAAAATAACGCGCCTGAGAGGGATCGAACCCGGGACCTCTAGCCTCGGGCTGCAGCGCGCTTACCAATCTAGCTACGAATGTTTGTTGGATAGGCAATACCCGCAACCCTATTTAATAAGGGCAAACAAGAAAAAATACCCcttaattaatcactccttggtatGCTAAATTATGTTCTAAACGACTTTCTTTATCAGTATGGAGGAAGTATACAACAAACATCTAAAATTCATGAAACATATGGTTGCAACATATGTCCATCTACTTGCTGCCGCCCGAAGGCTCGTTGACGCGGGGGCGGGGGAGCGTAGCACGAGGAACGAGGCGCGGACGACGTACGGCGCGAAGTGGATCCGGCGCGGGACTCAAGGCCCAGGAGCGCGAGACGGGTCCGTCGCGGTGGAATCGATCACAGCGGGTGAATAAGGAAGAGAAGCGTTTAGATTTTTTAAATAAAATGGAGAAGCCATGTGACGGGAGTTGGCCCGGTTACAGCTGGTCTGCAGGCCCATCGAAGGTCAGCCTGGACAGATTTTAGCCGAAAACCgtaaaccgaaccgaaccgaaccgaaccgaagtATCGGTTGTTCGGTTTCGGTTTCGGTTTCTGTTTTCAGCGAGTTCGGTGATCGGTGATCAGTGTCGGCTTCGGTTTCTGCGTCGAGTCGAACCGAGCAACCGATCCACCGAGATTTGCAGCCAGAATCGTAGAAAGTCACTCGCCGTCCTCCTTCGCTTCCCATCCATTTCATCCCCCCAGGCCCCAGCGACTCCAACCCCACCCCTCTGGCCCTCTCTCAGTCTCTCActcattttctctctctctctcgctccagAAGCTTGCTTTCCTCGCCCCGTAGATCTCCCATGTCCGGCTGCGCTGCCGacccggccatggcggcgcccaAGGGGAAGCTCGGTGAGCTAGTGTGGGAGCACCGGGTGCAGGCGGCCGTCGCAGTGGCGTTCGTGGCCGCGGCCGCCATCTCGATCTCCGCCGTCGGGCCCAGCCTCAGCGTCGTGGTGTCATTCTTCTGGCCGCTGCTCCTCTCCACGGCCTTCTTCCTGGTGGCCGTCTCCGTGCTGCTCTGGATCTCGCCGCCGCCCGTGGGCGACGCCGACGAGTCCGGGAAGGAGCTCATCGACTTCGTCGCCGGGTGCCGCCCGGACCACCTCGCCCCCCCGGATGCTGCGGCGACCGTGTCCGTGGCCGCCGTGGAGGCCCCGCCGAAGCCGGAGATCTAACGGACTGCAGTGCCGAAGGAGGAGACGGAGAGGAGGCTGACAGCAGCCGAGCTGTTCTGTCTGTGCAGGGAGGCCACGCCCAGACGCGACGACGAGCAGGACTTGCAGCGGCGGCGGTGACCAGCTGACCAAGCTCGGGTTAGTTCGGTTAAACCGAAAAACCGAGCCGAACAAAACGAAACCGAATGCGTCGGTTTTCAGTTCTCTCACAAACCGATCAGTTGTCATAGCTTGGAAACCGAAATTTTTTGAAACCGAACAAACCGAACCAATttatcggtttaaaccgaatgccCAGGCTGAATCGAAGGCGTGCTTCCAGCTAGACGGACGCTCGATAGAGAGCATTACCGATTAAAAAAACCAGACCAGAGAGGAAATCGGTGATCGACCACAACACGGAAAGGTGTTTCGTGATATAAGTAAGGTCCTTCTTGCTTTTGGATCCGCCTGTCTGTATATCAAGTGTTAATGTAAAATTGAAATACGTCTAGTGGAGACCTTAGGTGAGTAGGGGGTTTCAGGTGATAGTTATTATTTTACAATTCCTTCTCTCTTTATAGTACGCTGAACAAAAAGATGACGTTACACagaggaaaaaataaaaaaaagacgaCATTACTGTTAGTTTTTAATAAACAaaagcaaaaaataaaaaagcgCAGCGCGCGTTCGTTTATCACGCGCGACGCGGTGGCGGACGATTCCC
Proteins encoded in this region:
- the LOC136502886 gene encoding uncharacterized protein — protein: MSGCAADPAMAAPKGKLGELVWEHRVQAAVAVAFVAAAAISISAVGPSLSVVVSFFWPLLLSTAFFLVAVSVLLWISPPPVGDADESGKELIDFVAGCRPDHLAPPDAAATVSVAAVEAPPKPEI